GGGGGAGAACCATCACACCTGTTCACCGTACAAGTCAGTATAGCGAACACATGGGAAAcataaaaataaaaaacTTACCAGACCGCGCCGCCTCGAGCACACCGAACGGCCTCATCAAACTCAAGAACGAGTCCACCCTCGAGCTCTTGGCAGTCAACTCGACGATACAGCTATTCTCAGCCACATCCACCACCCGTCCGCCAAACTGGTCGGCAAGGGTCTTGATAGCTGACAGGTGCAAGTTCTTCGCGATCAACGCCTCGCTTGCAGACATGTCTTGACCTGCCGCCGAACGGTTGGGGTAGAGCGCGCCGGTGGGAGCGGGTTGAGCGGCAGATTCAAAGGAGCGAGCGAGAGCGAGTTCGCGTTGAATCTTGTCGTCCCCCTGGGGCTCGCCCTGGGCGacaaaggaaggagggttCTCCGGACTCTGGTTCTCGACCGCGTGCTCGAACGAGGCGTCGGGGATTGGGCCCGACAGCTGAGCTTCGGCAAACTCGGGGCCGAGGATGGAGACCTTGGCAAGAAGCAGTTCACGTTCGACACAGGATGTCTTGGTGTAGTCCAACACGGCCCAGACGGGGACGAGGTCTTCGAGTTGACGACGGGCTTGCTCGATGACGCCGTCCTGGCccttgaggatgatgcaCATTCGGGACAAGTCTCGGATTTCGGTTTGGCAGACCACGAGAGAGTCTGGGAAAGTGGGAGGAGGGCCGGGGGTTAGCCGAGAATTtcagaagagagagggatgaAACTGCGCGCACCAATGTTGAAACCTCGACCGGCAAGGATACCGGAAACGCGAGAAAGAACACCAGGTTCATTCTGAACAAGACAGTTCAATCGGTGTCTAAACCACACTCTAGTCAGCTTTACACGGCTTTACAGTACTGGCCAAAAGGCAACGATAGACTGACCGCTTGAAGGGCTCGGTGCTGGGAGGGGGAGTGTTGTAAAGAATGTTGGTGACGGCCTCTTCAGCAGAGGGGGACCTAGGGTGCTGAGTGACGAGATGAGGCAGTCTTCGGCCGTGCTTGTGGAGCTTGTCTGTGCGTTAAAGGTAAGCCGAAGCAGCTTGTCTGGGAGCAGAACGACGGATACATACAGTCGAGGGCGCTGGTGCTGTCGTCAATGGGTTTTGGAGGGGCGGGAGTCTTTGTAGAGGCGCATCTTGTGGCTGTTTGTTGTAAGCGGGTACCGCGGAGGGCGCGAAGAGGCGCAGAAAGAGCTCTGTGGGACATGGTGGGAGCAAGAGTTGCAGGGAAAAGAGCTGCAGATACACCTTTTTTCGGAAATCACCCAGAGTCGAGTCGTAGCAACAAGCAGCCGAACGAATGGCGGCGATGTCCGCAGTGCCACATGCCATAACCCCGGGCGGCAGGCACACAGGCACAGGGAGGAACGCGGGGAGCCGAGCTGATTGTTTACGCCCGCGGATCAGAAATCAATGGCCAGGGGGCGCGTCGCACGGACCTGTTGATGGATCCTTTGTGATCGTCATCTTGTCCCGGAAAAGTTCTCGATAGCTCTCTCGTAGTCACCCACCCGGCCACAGTCGCACCCACGCTCTTTACCGCCCACGGTCTTTACTCCGCCGCCGTTACTGCACATACCCAACGCCCCGCCAACCACCACAATGATCTTCACGAACACCGTCGCCTACCTCCTCTCCGCCGCGCTTGCCGCCAACACCGTCGCTGCCAGCATCTACATCACCAGCCCTGTCGCCGGCACCACTGCCATCGGTGGACAGGTCCTTAATGTTGCATGGCGTAAGTCTGTCGTCTCATCGTGACTGTCTCCCGAGGAGTCTACGCGCTCTTGTGCCATGCATCCAACCATCTCCCCTGACGCCCTCCCCATCCCTCTGCAGGATTGCGAGACGCTGACTGTCTCCACAGAGGATGACGGCAACACGCCTACCCTCGCTTCCATCGGCCCCTGCTCCGTCGACATCTACACCGGATCCACCAACCAGCAAATCTTCCTCCAGAATCTCGCCGCTAGCGTAGACGTGTCCAAGGCATCCACTATCAGCGCTACCATCGACCCGTCCATCGGACAGGATGGTGGgtttttcctcttcttctcatagTCATCGGGGTATCCATTGCATAATCCAACGAGGCATACACCGCAAGGTTGCTCGCTTGATGCGCCGGGAGTCCGTGCGGTGGGAGGCGAAGAGCAGTATTGACGCGCCACGTGGCCTTTATTATCAGACTCGCACTACTTTGTCCGATTCACCTCCCTCGCCTtcaaggacgaggagaatCCCCAGTACCCCTACGAAGCCTTCTCCGCCATGTTCTACATCCAGTCCATGACCGGCACTTTCAACGCTACCGTTTTGGCCGCTATCGACGCCACCaactcgtcctcttcttccgtcatTGCCTCGGCGTCTTCCACCGTGAGTCTCGTTCCTTGTCTCTTTGTAAAGCTGCGCGACTAACAAGATGGGTGATCAAAAGGCTACCGTAGGCGACGTCTCTACATCTGGATCTGGATTTGCTGCATCCAACACCGAATCCTCCACCCACTCCGCATCCGCATCGTCCTCTTCCggctcttccacctctgcCGCCTTCCACCAGGCTGCCCCCGCGACTTTGGCTCTCGCCCTTATCGGCGCGGCCAGCTACCTCGTTCTCTAAGggtcttttctctctctctgcATTCTTCTTAAAATCCACGGACGATAAATTTGCAATCTTTACTTTTCGCTGATTTTTCTTTACGTGACCGTTTGGGAGTTTAGAATTCCTTTTCAACCAAACTGTATTGAGACGAATCAAACTTGGAACCTTGACTAGTGTTTCAATGAAAGAGAACCCTTTCACTATTATACCTTATTTGATACCCTTACTCTGGCGTTATACTATAattgccttttttttcccctctTAATCCCACTAtgatctccttttctttacCCTATCTCTCTTTATATCTTGTGTGTCGAGAACTACCGTAATGGCCTCGAGGGTCATGGTCCTTGGATGTTTGATATGTCAAGTATATTTCGCCTTGCCCTGCTCTATTCCAGCTTGTCTGGTCTGATCTAATCTAACCTGATGATCTGACAACATTGGTCTACGAGTACAATTACAACCAACTATATCATCACAGTGGCACTAACTAAACTTGGTACATCAagatcctcttcttcttaaTACAGCATACTTATCGCCCCAAAAGCAAGGTTGAGTAAAGTCCCAAACAACATGCCCATCTACAAGCGACAATGCAGTTTAAAACACCCAATTGTTTTCCATCAGATACACATaaccttttttctttgttcCAAAAGTCGAGAGATGGGACTCACCTGCATTCTCTTCCCGAAAATCAATGTTGGAACGGTCATCCCGCCTACGGCAAAGTTGGCAGCTACCCTCGCGCTCACTTGTCGACCAAGTTCATCGTTGGCATTGGCGTTGGCGTTGGCGTTGGCGTTGGCGTTGGCGTTTAGGTTGGGAGTGGAAGCAGCCTGCGACCTCCCGTTCGATTGATCCTCCCGTCGATCCTGATCTCGGGTTTGCTCGCCTTGTCGCAGATTTCCCCCTCTTGTACTATTCCTCCCACCTATCAGCCCATTCCGCTCCGTCCCCACTCTGAGCCCACCCTGTCCTCCACCGTCACCGCCGCCATCGCCGCCACCATCACCGCCATATCCACCACCAGCCAACTCTGCTTGCGCTTCCGCCTCGGCATCGAAGAAATTAGGTAACGATTCTCGAATGAAGAACCACCCCATTAACGGAAATAAGAACCCTACAAGTAAACCATGGAGGATGGACATGTAAACTCCTTCTGCTGAAGCTACATTCACGCCAAGGGGGATAGGCCAAGTTAGTCAATTTAATAAATTATCTAGATGGGAAATGTGACATACTGGTGGCTGTATCAGCAGAGAGATCACCTTCTATCCACTGTTCTTCCAGGGCTCTCGCGTGTTCATCATCTGTTCATCCCACATGATCAGCTCATGTATTTCATCTTGGGGGCTTGGtgttggaaaaaaaaagcgAAAAGACTGACTGAGATCGCCCGTACCAACTTCATCGGGTACTTCCTCCCCTCGACCCTCGTAGAATTGACGTCGCATATGCGCAACATCATCGGCAGAGAATCCAGAATCGAGCAGCACATCGAATCCTCTCCGTCTAGGCATTGTCGGCTagaaaaacaagaagacaGTCACACACACGCAGACGTCAGTTTATATACAAACTCGTCGACACAGATGCAAGAAGATAATGAGCCAAAGAACGTACTGCAGCCTCTGAAACCTCGGCCTTGAtagcctcttctttcccaccAACGATACAATGAATCcaaatcatctccttccccccttttcctcctctttctccatcctccaaccCACCACGATGCCCCTTCACCTCTCTCACTACCCCTTCCACCGCCCCTTCCGCCTGTCGCCTTACACGTTCCTCCATAGCCTCTACCCAAGGCACTATCCTCACTCCGTCGCTCAACATCCGTCCCGAATGGATTAAGCGTAGGTTTCGCCCCTCGAGTTCGTCAGGGAGGGACGAGCGGATGTGGGATTTgagttgggagatggatgtgGTGGGGGTGATTGAGAGGGGAAGGTTGGGACGAGGtgtgttggagaagatgatggtgatctGTCTGTTTCTATTTCTGTCTCCGTCGAGTTGGGGTTGGGGATGGGAACTACTAGGTAGATCGCGGTTCTTGGAGtcggatgaagatgggtAAGCGTCCGGGTCGATGGCTCGGCCTTTCCCTTTATCCAGCTTCCCTCTTGGCTGGCTcccaccctcttcctcctcttcatcgtcgtcgtcgtcgctgCCGTCGTCTAGATCTCCATTTGCATTCCCGCCGAATGGTTTCTGTCCTGGACCCGTGCCGCTAGAAccgggagaaagagaggagagaggggcGGTATGTGTATCAGGAGAGGTGATGTACCGCCTCGCAAGTCGGGATGGGGTCGGGGTCGTGTtcgggagagggaggagtgGTTCGGACTCGTTGGGGCGGTCGGAGGACATGTTGAGCTGGGGAGAGAATGTTGTGAAAAGATATTCTGAACTTGTGGAGAAAAGAGTTGGTTGTATAATTGACGTAACAAGCGTGGGCCGACGGAGCAAAGGTCACGGATTCGACCGACCGACATGGTTTGCCGATGGAAAAGTGCGGCGCGTTCACTGTCGGCTGAGCGTTTTTTTATTCATTCACAAGTTACAGGCAATTCTGCCATGCGTATACCTATCCTAGCATTTCAAGGCCAGAGAAATAGAGACACATTGCATGCCACACAGCTCTACAAGgccagaaaaaaaaaggcaaaaaatGTTCGTTCCATGAAACACATGAAGGGGAACAGCCGTACAAATGCGGATTTTGTTTTTCTCTCAAAAGTCTATAGGCAGAAAGGAGGTTGCGAGCGTTTTTGGGATAGAAAATGGATGTGAgcaggagatgagggaTTGTACACAGTGACAAGTCTTGAACGGTATGGTGTAACAGTGGAAGGTACAGAAGAAATGGGACGTCTTGATAAAGTGAATGAGAGAGTGCCGGAATGAGCGAAAAGACGAGAAAACCAAAAAATAATGGGTAGCCGGGAGATTTGAGGAGATTTGATACGATTACTTGCGGTAGGTGCAGCAGGCGATGACGTATGGTAAGCAAGAAAGGGATGTGAGAGCGAATGCTACCCATACAAGATCTTTTTTATCTCGAGTTAGCACGCCCGTACCGCGAACAAGCAAGATAGAAAGAACATACAGATGGACGGGCCTGCAGTGACATAAATTCCGAGCTTATAGCCATGTTGGACCTTTACATTACCCAACCACGCATCCTTGGCAATGACCGCTGTCCAGAGGGCGGCACCCCTGATCATTCGAATTAGGGTGGGATGAATGTAGAAAGTAATATCAAGAAAACTCACAACATGAGCAAGAAGGCACCGACACCAGCGCATATGgaggcgatgaagaatgTAAGTCGGAGCTTGATAACACCAAAGATGAGAGCGAGGGCTGCAGCGCAAGAGCCGACCTGTACATATTTGTGTTAGCCCATCAACTGTGTTGACCTAACTGCATCTCCTGAAACGCATGCACAGCACCCCTATCAACGCGTTTCCGAACCACGGCTCGTAACTCTATTGGCACAGCCCGCTCTCCAGCCACCGCTCCTAGAAGACAGTTCCATGGACAACGGATCCGACACTCACAAAGATCAAGCCACTTCCTGCTTTACTCATCCCATGGTTATAAGAGTTGTCCTTAAAGgtcgaggaaggaatgatGTTCACAGTCTGAATCCTAAACTTGGATGGAACATCACCAATCATACCAGCAAGAGGCTCCATAGGGTAAGCAAAAGTGGAAGAATTGCAAACCCCCGAGCCATCCTTCTGGTAGCCACAAGCGTCTGAATAAATTTCAGGTCAGTTAGCTAGAAATGAgattaaaaaaaagaatcGACAAGGACGCACTGTACATGCCGTAGCGGTAATACTGCCTGAGACCCTTGAAAGCTCCCATATGGTCTGTGTTGTTGGTATCGTACAGGCCGCTTGCACTGGTGTTTGTGCCGCCTTGGAAACCGTTTCCATAGCTAAAAAGATCGAAACCCCACCATTAGCATCCTGACGCGTCGAACTATGGCCTTGGCAGGTGTAACCACCAGAAGATTTGGTCAAGGTTACAGTCATGAACATTATAGTCATGAACATTACGGTCATGAACATTCAACCGACTTACGCAGCGACGTTGACCTCGGCCATGTAGATGGACCTGACCAAAGCACCGGAGCTGACCTGACCAATGTgggcgaagatgaggaggatgaccGAGATGACTGAGAGGATAGTTGCGCCCGCTACACAGTGTTCGCCTCTCATGGTGATAGGATTGATGTGTTGGTCGGAAGTGtgtgggaggaggaggaggactaatgaatgaatgaatgcAAATATGGGAAAAGAATGTGGCACGATGAGACAATGGGAtcttggaagaggatttcTGGCTGTGCgcgcttctttcttccttcctgcgCTGATCTTCACGCGTCCCCCGTAAGACCGGCATTCAGGCACAATCCACGTGGCATGTAAACAAATTCTTCTCATCTTGGGCTTCCCACCATCCCACTTCCGGTTTCCGACCCTGTCGTCCTTAAACCTTATTGGGATAGCGAACAAGACATGCAGACAACGAATGATatgaagagagagacaACTCCATCCATGATTACAAAATCCCAAAATCAAGAACACGTCTATAATTACTACTAATACATTGATACACCTATACATGATTCTTATCCGCAGCCCAGTTCCAGCCTAGCCCCACAAGGAGAAATCCGCAGGCACATCCAAAGAAAACCCATTCGTTCCCAATCCTCCCTCATCGTCCATCAAAAAGCTAAATATATCAAACCCATTCTGTTCATTATCCACATTCAGCATGGCTCCATTAGATCCTTCCCCAGCTGGTGCGAATGAACCCgcggcagcggcagcagctgTGTTGGCCAACGTCGACAAATTTGGACCGCTAGAAGGCGGGAATACGGACAAGTTGCTTTCCGGATGCAAATTCAGGTGAGCGGCCATACCAAACGTACCCATCACAGTACTAGGATCTGCAGTAGGCCCATTCCCATGGCCAGAAACTGACTGCGATGCAGGATACTCGCCAGCCAAGTGGAATGCCCTTGAGGGCATACTTGAGGGTGTAGAGTGGTGATACCCCCCAGCTTCGGCCTTGCGCTTGCCGCACAACTTGTTACTGGTATAGTCGGACGCCTTGTTATGCGAGGCCATGGGGTTTCGGAACAAGTTGTCGAGTAACGAAAGCTCGTACGGTAGAGCCACAGCAGGCAAAGGCGCAGGGAAAACGTTTGGAAGAGGGTCTTCTcgagatgaggagattggcGCACCACGAAGCAAGGAACGGCGGTTGGGGGATGACGAGACTGTAGTATGAGGGGGATCAAGATCGGAGAGCTGTTTGAAGATCGCCTGAGACAAAGTACGCATAGTGTCGTGGCATGCAGCTGCCGAGGGCACTCGAGCTATGAGATACATGAGTTTGGAAGCAGACTCGTTGTCGATGTAAAACTTACGAGCAAGGAACTCGAGCACGCCGAGACACGATTCAATATCCATCATCGCGTCATCAATCGAAGGCACATCATGCCCTCCACCCATACTGTATAAATTGAAATAAGCGTACAGGAACGACAACCCTGCCATGAATGAAAAGTGACTCTGCTCCATGTCAGCGGTGCACTTTTAGATAGCGTCTTTCGAGAGTTACTTACGGTCATCCAGAGCCAACTGATTCGATTATTCAGCTGCATTCTCCTATAGATCCGGATGATATATCCCGAGCTCGTGAGTACCGTCGCGAGGGCTTTTCTTCCTGGTCGAGGACATCCAGGCGAAGGGCGGAATAATAACAAGCATGAGTCTGCTCACGTTAGTGAATAGAATCGTGCGCTTGCCATTAATCACTTACTGTGGAACGAGAGCTCAAACCCTTCTGTCGAAACAGTTCCTCTTGGCTCCGGAGCAGTCTTGAGCCAATGTTTCAGCCTGCCGTAACAATCATCAAACCATTCATCCGACGGTAATATTCCAGTTGACCCATGCACACCGTAAGTGTTGAAAAGAATTTCAGACTGGAGCTGACGAAGCTTGGTGGTATGGAGGAAAACAGCTTTGTAGGAACATGGTTCGCCAATGAGCGCGCCGTAATGCCCAGCGTGGATGTCGATATCGTGAAGATTGGATGGAAGCTTGGACCATGGTTAGCTGTATCCCCTCAACGATCGCTCGCAAGGTAACTTACAGGGACATTGATGAAACCATCGGGGATGCTAGGCGGTCTCCCCAAAGACTGTGACAACAGCCGGTCCATTTTGTATGTACACCAAAACAGCCTTCGTCGCATATCCAGTTCAAGCGCGTCGAGCTGATCGACCTGAACATTATGTTCGTTGTGGTATCCGAGATCGACACATGCTCGAGTGGCAAGGCCGACAAGGAACCAAATGGAGCCTTTATCGGGATTGAGAAGGGAATACCACACTAGAAGGAGAATAGCTTGGAGACTGACTGCAAAGTGATATTagatgggagaagagagatcATAAGACGAGAACATACCATAACTTTGTTCCTCGAAGACAGCATCAAGGTGTTTCAATGCTTCAGCGTGGAAAGCCTCGGAACATGCTCGCAATTCTTCTGGCGGGTCGACAAACCTCGAAGAAGCCATAGTACTCAACGCTAATATTTGTGAGAAGGAATCTTCAGTCGTGTGAAGCCTCACAAAGACTCACCGAGCACCATCATTACAACAAAGATGtcgccttcctccacatccGTTCCTTCACGAATCTTCACCAACTGCTTGCCCAAAGTCGGAATATGGATGATAGGCCCCGTAACACCGACAAAATCGACATAGGCTGCAACAAGCCTTTCGACAGCTGGCTGAGGCGGCAAAGGTGGAATGGTCATTTTGCGTTTGGGTCTGCCGCCACTCGACACTGAAAGCGTAGCAGAAGCAGCAAGAGGTGATGCACTCGGGTGACGCTTATGGCCAGAAAGAGGCGTAAACGCCATGTCAGGCGAGGTACGAGGCTCTTCACGATCAATCCCTAAAATGGGCGAATCGACTCCACCATGGACAGACCCACGATCACTACTTGAGGCGTTGGAACCAGATGGGTTTAACGACCCGCCTCCGTTGGTTGCATGGCCCGTTCTGAGCGCAGCATCATGTACCAGTCTAGTAAGGGATGTTGCATGAAGACTCGCAGCTTGACCTGTAGGATGCGGCCTTGACGTAGACGCATGAGCAAGAGTCGACCGGGGTGAGTCGTTTGCGGGGGTGGATGAAAAGGGGAAATCCGAAAGTCGTCGTTGATGTTGAGAAGAATAGGACGAGGATCCAacagggatggaagagtcATATGAAGAGTGTGGGGATCGATCATCGGGGAGGGATGGA
This Cryptococcus neoformans var. neoformans B-3501A chromosome 14, whole genome shotgun sequence DNA region includes the following protein-coding sequences:
- a CDS encoding hypothetical protein (Similar to gi|46100648|gb|EAK85881.1| hypothetical protein UM05021.1 [Ustilago maydis 521], FASTA scores: opt: 802, E(): 6.6e-44, (54.420% identity (71.823% similar) in 362 aa overlap (7-357:87-415)); HMMPfam hit to ACT, ACT domain, score: 58.5, E(): 1.8e-14), which codes for MSHRALSAPLRALRGTRLQQTATRCASTKTPAPPKPIDDSTSALDYKLHKHGRRLPHLVTQHPRSPSAEEAVTNILYNTPPPSTEPFKRHRLNCLVQNEPGVLSRVSGILAGRGFNIDSLVVCQTEIRDLSRMCIILKGQDGVIEQARRQLEDLVPVWAVLDYTKTSCVERELLLAKVSILGPEFAEAQLSGPIPDASFEHAVENQSPENPPSFVAQGEPQGDDKIQRELALARSFESAAQPAPTGALYPNRSAAGQDMSASEALIAKNLHLSAIKTLADQFGGRVVDVAENSCIVELTAKSSRVDSFLSLMRPFGVLEAARSGVMVLPRTPIPRYSEEDDLAAEKEEIDISLLPPG
- a CDS encoding hypothetical protein (Match to EST gb|CF189595.1|CF189595; Similar to gi|46097499|gb|EAK82732.1| hypothetical protein UM01851.1 [Ustilago maydis 521], FASTA scores: opt: 395, E(): 2.3e-16, (33.478% identity (68.261% similar) in 230 aa overlap (1-221:1-226))); translation: MIFTNTVAYLLSAALAANTVAASIYITSPVAGTTAIGGQVLNVAWQDDGNTPTLASIGPCSVDIYTGSTNQQIFLQNLAASVDVSKASTISATIDPSIGQDDSHYFVRFTSLAFKDEENPQYPYEAFSAMFYIQSMTGTFNATVLAAIDATNSSSSSVIASASSTATVGDVSTSGSGFAASNTESSTHSASASSSSGSSTSAAFHQAAPATLALALIGAASYLVL
- a CDS encoding hypothetical protein (Similar to gi|46095944|gb|EAK81177.1| hypothetical protein UM00359.1 [Ustilago maydis 521], FASTA scores: opt: 484, E(): 2.7e-25, (33.745% identity (73.251% similar) in 243 aa overlap (13-251:33-267))); the protein is MRGEHCVAGATILSVISVILLIFAHIGQVSSGALVRSIYMAEVNVAAYGNGFQGGTNTSASGLYDTNNTDHMGAFKGLRQYYRYGMYNACGYQKDGSGVCNSSTFAYPMEPLAGMIGDVPSKFRIQTVNIIPSSTFKDNSYNHGMSKAGSGLIFVGSCAAALALIFGVIKLRLTFFIASICAGVGAFLLMGAALWTAVIAKDAWLGNVKVQHGYKLGIYVTAGPSIYLVWVAFALTSLSCLPYVIACCTYRK
- a CDS encoding hypothetical protein (Match to EST gb|CF187152.1|CF187152; HMMPfam hit to Fungal_trans, Fungal specific transcription factor domain, score: 97.7, E(): 2.9e-26; HMMPfam hit to Zn_clus, Fungal Zn(2)-Cys(6) binuclear cluster domain, score: 37.4, E(): 4e-08), coding for MKAPAEKQFKAKNYGPYEATSPKSLKPPSLPHKPKSNSSRPSQPPTPTDTTTDASGQSTYKVARAISSCTRCRSRKQKCDGKLPACSACERAKVECIGFDAISKTNISRNYLHQLEQEVASLRAQVAALTSNDPIGRTKKGIAASASQALSAYRSDFPIDPSLPDDRSPHSSYDSSIPVGSSSYSSQHQRRLSDFPFSSTPANDSPRSTLAHASTSRPHPTGQAASLHATSLTRLVHDAALRTGHATNGGGSLNPSGSNASSSDRGSVHGGVDSPILGIDREEPRTSPDMAFTPLSGHKRHPSASPLAASATLSVSSGGRPKRKMTIPPLPPQPAVERLVAAYVDFVGVTGPIIHIPTLGKQLVKIREGTDVEEGDIFVVMMVLALSTMASSRFVDPPEELRACSEAFHAEALKHLDAVFEEQSYVSLQAILLLVWYSLLNPDKGSIWFLVGLATRACVDLGYHNEHNVQVDQLDALELDMRRRLFWCTYKMDRLLSQSLGRPPSIPDGFINVPLPSNLHDIDIHAGHYGALIGEPCSYKAVFLHTTKLRQLQSEILFNTYGVHGSTGILPSDEWFDDCYGRLKHWLKTAPEPRGTVSTEGFELSFHNSCLLLFRPSPGCPRPGRKALATVLTSSGYIIRIYRRMQLNNRISWLWMTSHFSFMAGLSFLYAYFNLYSMGGGHDVPSIDDAMMDIESCLGVLEFLAPRVPSAAACHDTMRTLSQAIFKQLSDLDPPHTTVSSSPNRRSLLRGAPISSSREDPLPNVFPAPLPAVALPYELSLLDNLFRNPMASHNKASDYTSNKLCGKRKAEAGGYHHSTPSSMPSRAFHLAGEYPASQSVSGHGNGPTADPSTVMGTFGMAAHLNLHPESNLSVFPPSSGPNLSTLANTAAAAAAGSFAPAGEGSNGAMLNVDNEQNGFDIFSFLMDDEGGLGTNGFSLDVPADFSLWG